One window of the Janthinobacterium sp. PAMC25594 genome contains the following:
- a CDS encoding 2-hydroxyacid dehydrogenase codes for MKIAFFASQPYDRRFFDEALPSQPEPDGIELVYHSALLSQETAILAQGAEAVCVFVNDVLDAPVLEALHGYGVRAILLRCAGYNNLDLEAAKRLGLFVARVPAYSPEAVAEYTLALVQTLNRHTHRAYARVREGNFSLDGLLGSTLHGKTVGIVGTGKIGLATARIFKGFGCTVLGHDPYPAPAFAQLGTMVELPQLLAESDIVSLHCPLMDSTRHMISEATLPLMKKGAMLVNTSRGGLIDTGAVIEALKSRQLGSLAIDVYEQESNLFFQDRSSDIIDDDIFQRLMTFPNVLVTGHQGFFTIEALREIAAITYHNLQCFLQGKACENSVLAA; via the coding sequence ATGAAAATCGCCTTCTTTGCCAGCCAGCCCTACGACCGCCGTTTCTTCGATGAAGCCTTGCCATCCCAACCCGAGCCGGACGGCATCGAACTGGTCTACCACAGCGCCTTGCTGAGCCAGGAAACCGCGATCCTGGCGCAAGGCGCCGAGGCTGTCTGCGTCTTCGTCAACGACGTGCTCGACGCGCCCGTGCTGGAAGCCCTGCACGGCTATGGCGTGCGCGCCATTTTGCTGCGCTGCGCCGGCTACAACAACCTCGACCTGGAAGCGGCGAAGCGCCTGGGCCTGTTCGTCGCCCGCGTGCCTGCGTATTCGCCGGAAGCCGTGGCCGAATACACGCTGGCCCTGGTGCAAACGCTGAACCGCCACACGCACCGCGCGTATGCCCGCGTGCGCGAAGGCAATTTTTCGCTGGACGGCTTGCTGGGCTCCACCTTGCACGGCAAGACGGTGGGCATCGTCGGCACGGGCAAGATCGGCCTGGCCACGGCGCGCATTTTTAAAGGTTTCGGCTGCACGGTGCTGGGCCACGACCCGTATCCGGCGCCCGCGTTCGCGCAGCTGGGCACGATGGTGGAACTGCCGCAGTTGCTGGCCGAGTCCGACATCGTCTCGCTGCATTGCCCGCTGATGGACAGCACGCGCCACATGATCAGCGAAGCAACCTTGCCGCTGATGAAGAAGGGCGCCATGCTGGTGAACACCTCGCGCGGCGGCCTGATCGACACGGGCGCCGTCATCGAAGCGCTCAAATCGCGCCAGCTGGGCTCATTGGCCATCGACGTGTATGAACAGGAAAGCAATCTGTTCTTCCAGGACCGCTCGTCCGACATCATCGACGACGACATCTTCCAGCGCCTGATGACGTTCCCGAACGTGCTGGTGACGGGTCACCAGGGCTTCTTCACCATCGAAGCGCTGCGCGAGATCGCTGCCATCACCTACCACAACCTGCAATGCTTCCTGCAGGGCAAGGCGTGCGAAAACAGCGTATTAGCTGCTTGA